One Streptomyces showdoensis genomic region harbors:
- a CDS encoding MerR family transcriptional regulator, whose translation MLRTPTGGAGHGTAAAGELVSIGTVLSRLRDEFPEVTISKIRFLEAEGLVEPQRTASGYRKFSPRDVERLAQILRMQRDHYLPLKVIREHLDALERGEQIKLPSPSPQRDLLDGAWETEGERPTAARIGRSELLAAAEVTEAELVEWESYGLIAPVEGGGYDAETVTVAKLVADLGRFGLEPRHLRAVKAAAEREAGLVEQMVAPLRRHRNPQTRAHAEATAKELAGLSVRLHAALVQTALGLRLQ comes from the coding sequence ATGCTGCGAACACCGACGGGCGGTGCCGGACACGGCACCGCCGCCGCGGGCGAGCTGGTCAGCATCGGTACGGTGCTGAGCCGGCTGCGCGACGAGTTTCCCGAAGTGACCATCTCCAAGATCCGGTTCCTGGAGGCCGAGGGGCTCGTCGAGCCCCAGCGCACGGCCTCCGGGTACCGGAAGTTCAGCCCGCGGGACGTCGAGCGGCTCGCTCAGATCCTGCGGATGCAGCGGGACCACTACCTCCCGCTGAAGGTCATCCGCGAGCACCTGGACGCGCTGGAGCGCGGTGAGCAGATCAAGCTGCCCTCGCCCAGTCCGCAGCGGGACCTGCTCGACGGGGCCTGGGAGACGGAGGGCGAGCGCCCCACCGCCGCCCGGATCGGCCGCTCGGAGCTGCTCGCCGCGGCGGAGGTCACCGAGGCGGAGCTGGTCGAGTGGGAGTCGTACGGCCTGATCGCGCCGGTCGAGGGCGGCGGGTACGACGCCGAGACCGTCACCGTCGCCAAACTGGTGGCGGATCTGGGGAGATTCGGCCTGGAACCCCGCCATCTGAGGGCCGTCAAGGCGGCCGCGGAGCGCGAGGCCGGGCTGGTCGAACAGATGGTCGCCCCGCTGCGCCGGCACCGCAATCCGCAGACCAGGGCCCATGCCGAGGCGACCGCCAAGGAGCTCGCCGGGCTCTCCGTACGCCTCCACGCGGCACTGGTCCAGACCGCCCTGGGACTGCGGCTGCAGTGA
- a CDS encoding bifunctional nuclease family protein, translating into MNELDVVGVRVEMPSNQPIVLLREVGGDRYLPIWIGPGEATAIAFAQQGMAPARPLTHDLFKDVLEAVGQELTEVRITDLRDGVFYAELVFASGVEVSARPSDAIALALRTGTPIYGSDGVLDDAGIAIPDEQEDEVEKFREFLDQISPEDFETGNQ; encoded by the coding sequence GTGAACGAGCTCGACGTTGTGGGTGTCCGGGTGGAAATGCCCTCCAACCAGCCGATCGTGCTCCTGCGTGAAGTGGGAGGCGATCGGTACCTCCCCATCTGGATCGGACCCGGAGAGGCGACCGCGATCGCCTTCGCCCAGCAGGGCATGGCCCCTGCCAGGCCGCTGACGCACGACCTCTTCAAGGACGTGCTGGAGGCCGTGGGGCAGGAGCTCACCGAGGTCCGCATCACGGATCTGCGTGACGGGGTCTTCTACGCCGAGCTGGTCTTCGCCAGCGGCGTCGAGGTGAGCGCCCGGCCGTCCGACGCGATAGCCCTCGCACTGCGCACCGGGACGCCGATCTACGGCAGCGACGGGGTGCTCGACGACGCGGGGATCGCGATTCCGGACGAGCAGGAGGACGAGGTGGAGAAGTTCCGCGAGTTCCTCGACCAGATCTCGCCGGAGGACTTCGAGACCGGCAACCAGTAG
- a CDS encoding MerR family transcriptional regulator, with amino-acid sequence MSSGDGTAGGFLGRAPGEKGPYPLHGSVGDLGGDVSAGPEDVGYRGPTACAAAGITYRQLDYWARTGLVEPSVRPAYGSGTQRLYSFRDVVVLKIVKRFLDTGVALQNIRAAVQHLRARGFRDLERMTLMSDGATVYECSSPDEVVDLLQGGQGVFGIAVGVVWRDVEAALSQLHGERIDTGETLIGHNPADELARRRRDRAV; translated from the coding sequence ATGAGCAGCGGCGACGGTACGGCAGGGGGCTTCCTGGGGCGTGCCCCCGGGGAGAAGGGCCCGTATCCGCTTCACGGCAGTGTGGGCGACCTCGGCGGGGACGTGAGCGCAGGCCCGGAGGACGTCGGCTACCGCGGCCCCACGGCCTGTGCGGCGGCCGGCATCACCTACCGGCAGCTGGACTACTGGGCGCGCACCGGGCTCGTCGAGCCGAGCGTGCGGCCCGCGTACGGCTCCGGCACGCAGCGGCTGTACAGCTTCCGCGACGTCGTGGTCCTCAAGATCGTCAAGCGTTTCCTGGACACCGGGGTCGCGCTGCAGAACATCCGGGCCGCCGTGCAGCACCTGCGCGCCCGGGGCTTTCGCGACCTCGAGCGGATGACGCTCATGAGCGACGGCGCCACCGTGTACGAGTGCTCCTCGCCGGACGAGGTCGTGGACCTGCTCCAGGGCGGCCAGGGCGTCTTCGGCATCGCCGTCGGAGTGGTGTGGCGGGACGTCGAGGCGGCGCTGTCGCAGCTGCACGGCGAGCGCATCGACACGGGCGAGACGCTGATCGGGCACAATCCGGCGGACGAGCTGGCGCGGCGGCGGCGGGACCGGGCGGTCTGA
- a CDS encoding DNA polymerase IV, giving the protein MRAAPTILHLDMDAFFAAAEQASKPSLRGKPVVVGGLGPRGVVATASYEARRFGVHSAMPMAQARRLAPNAAYLVPRFAFYRAISGQVMELLGRLSPLVEPLSLDEAFVDLEAGGLADDSASARATGERLRRDILGTTGLTGSVGLAGSKMLAKIASEEAKPDGLMLIEPGTERELLGPRSVRIIPGVGPATGEHLRRAGITTVAEVVEAGEDELVRLLGRAHGGSLYLMALGHDDRPVVAERDAKSVSVEDTFDVDLHDRLRIRLEVERLAERCVARLRGSGHSGRTIVLKVRRYDFSTLTRSETLRGPTDDPVVVREAAARLLDLVDTTGGVRLLGVGVSGLADYTQEDLFAQAEAEARAEAVAEAEAGPEPAEPAPPGAGAAESAERHWAPGRDVRHAEYGAGWVQGSGVGRVTVRFEEPGAVVPGRVRTFSVDDPELEPSDPLPLVPGGVTGAAA; this is encoded by the coding sequence GTGAGAGCCGCGCCCACGATCCTGCATCTCGACATGGACGCCTTCTTCGCCGCGGCGGAGCAGGCGTCGAAGCCGAGCCTGCGCGGGAAGCCGGTCGTCGTGGGCGGCCTCGGGCCCCGCGGGGTGGTGGCGACGGCCTCGTACGAGGCGCGGCGCTTCGGGGTGCACTCGGCGATGCCCATGGCGCAGGCGCGGCGGCTCGCGCCGAACGCGGCCTATCTGGTGCCCCGCTTCGCCTTCTACCGGGCGATCAGCGGGCAGGTCATGGAGCTGCTCGGGCGGCTCTCCCCGCTCGTCGAGCCGCTCAGCCTGGACGAGGCCTTCGTGGACCTGGAGGCCGGGGGACTCGCCGACGACAGCGCGAGCGCGCGGGCCACGGGGGAGCGGCTGCGCCGGGACATCCTCGGGACGACCGGGCTGACCGGGTCGGTCGGTCTCGCCGGGTCCAAGATGCTCGCGAAGATCGCCTCGGAGGAGGCGAAGCCGGACGGGCTGATGCTCATCGAGCCCGGCACCGAGCGGGAGCTGCTCGGACCGCGTTCGGTGCGGATCATCCCCGGCGTCGGGCCCGCCACCGGGGAGCACCTGCGGCGGGCCGGGATCACGACGGTCGCCGAGGTGGTCGAGGCGGGCGAGGACGAGCTCGTACGGCTGCTGGGACGGGCGCACGGGGGTTCGCTGTACCTGATGGCCCTCGGGCACGACGACCGGCCCGTGGTGGCCGAGCGGGACGCGAAGTCGGTCTCCGTGGAGGACACCTTCGACGTGGACCTGCACGACCGGCTGCGGATCCGGCTGGAGGTGGAGCGGCTCGCCGAGCGGTGCGTGGCGCGGCTGCGGGGCTCCGGGCACTCGGGGCGGACCATCGTCCTGAAGGTGCGCCGGTACGACTTCTCGACGCTGACCCGCTCCGAGACGCTGCGGGGGCCCACGGACGACCCCGTGGTGGTGCGGGAGGCGGCGGCGCGGCTCCTCGACCTGGTGGACACCACGGGCGGGGTGCGGCTGCTCGGGGTCGGGGTGAGCGGGCTCGCCGACTACACGCAGGAGGACCTGTTCGCCCAGGCGGAGGCGGAGGCCCGGGCGGAGGCCGTCGCGGAGGCCGAGGCGGGCCCCGAGCCCGCCGAGCCCGCGCCGCCCGGGGCCGGGGCCGCGGAGAGCGCCGAGCGGCACTGGGCGCCCGGGCGGGACGTGCGGCACGCGGAGTACGGGGCCGGCTGGGTGCAGGGGAGCGGGGTCGGGCGGGTCACCGTCCGGTTCGAGGAGCCGGGGGCGGTGGTGCCGGGGCGGGTGCGGACCTTCTCCGTGGACGACCCGGAGCTGGAGCCCTCGGACCCGTTGCCGCTGGTGCCGGGCGGGGTGACGGGCGCGGCGGCCTGA
- a CDS encoding PRC-barrel domain-containing protein — translation MQTDIDPRSLIGRKAFDRNGHKIGTVDEVYLDDATGVPEWAAVRTGLFSRDAFVPLEPSELVNDGLHIPYERALIKDAPDFGVGRHLSPEQELQLYRHYSLALPPPPPDTTPRDFGRLAGQEDA, via the coding sequence GTGCAGACCGACATCGATCCGCGCAGCCTGATCGGCCGCAAGGCGTTCGACCGGAACGGACACAAGATCGGGACCGTGGACGAGGTGTACCTGGACGACGCGACGGGCGTCCCCGAATGGGCGGCGGTGCGGACCGGCCTGTTCAGCCGCGACGCGTTCGTCCCCCTGGAGCCGAGCGAGCTGGTGAACGACGGCCTTCACATCCCGTACGAGCGCGCCCTCATCAAGGACGCCCCCGACTTCGGCGTGGGCCGCCATCTCTCCCCCGAACAGGAACTCCAGCTCTACCGCCACTACAGCCTCGCCCTCCCGCCCCCGCCCCCGGACACCACCCCCCGGGACTTCGGCCGTCTGGCGGGCCAGGAGGACGCGTAG
- the gcvP gene encoding aminomethyl-transferring glycine dehydrogenase, whose amino-acid sequence MTANRIPLSELEQGIPFEQRHIGPDAEARAKMLAQVGYGSLDELTAAAVPDVIKNAEALGLPAARTEAEVLAELRELADRNQVLAPMIGLGYYGTFTPPVILRNVMENPAWYTAYTPYQPEISQGRLEALLNFQTMVADLTGLPTSGASLLDEGTAAAEAMALSRRVGKVKNGVFLVDADALPQTIAVIETRAEPTGVEVVVADLSAGIPAEIAERGVFGVLLQYPGASGAVRDIKPVIDQAHELGAIVTVAADLLALTLLASPGSLGADIAVGTTQRFGVPMGFGGPHAGYMAVQDKHARSLPGRLVGVSVDADGNKAYRLALQTREQHIRREKATSNICTAQVLLAVMAGMYAVYHGPEGLKGIARRTHRYAAILAAGLRAGGVELVQGAFFDTLTARVPGRADAVVAAAREAGVNLYRVDADRVSLSCDETTTRAQLAAVWAAFGVTADIDALDAATEDALPVDALRSDAFLTHPVFHAHRSETSMLRYLRRLSDRDYALDRGMIPLGSCTMKLNATTEMEPVTWPEFGQIHPFAPIEQAGGYVTLITELEERLAEVTGYDKVSIQPNAGSQGELAGLLAVRAYHRANGDLQRTVCLIPSSAHGTNAASAVMAGMKVVVVKTADDGEVDVADLRAKIEQYRDELSVLMITYPSTHGVFEEHVADICAEVHEAGGQVYVDGANLNALVGLAKPGKFGGDVSHLNLHKTFCIPHGGGGPGVGPVGVRAHLAPYLPNHPLQPTAGPETGVGPISAAPWGSAGILPISWSYVRLMGGEGLKRATQVAVLAANYIAKRLEPHFPVLYTGPAGLVAHECIVDLRPLSKATGVSVDDIAKRLIDYGFHAPTMSFPVAGTLMIEPTESEDLTELDRFCDTMIAIRAEIEKVASGEWPLEDNPLSNAPHTAAALGGEWNHPYTRDEAVFPAGVSAADKYWPPVRRIDGAFGDRNLVCSCPPLDEYDN is encoded by the coding sequence ATGACCGCCAACCGCATTCCGCTCTCCGAGCTCGAGCAGGGCATTCCCTTCGAGCAGCGGCACATCGGGCCCGACGCCGAGGCGCGGGCGAAGATGCTCGCCCAGGTCGGTTACGGCTCCCTCGACGAGCTGACGGCCGCGGCCGTGCCGGACGTCATCAAGAACGCCGAGGCGCTCGGCCTGCCGGCCGCCCGCACCGAGGCCGAGGTGCTGGCCGAGCTCCGCGAGCTGGCCGACCGCAACCAGGTGCTCGCCCCGATGATCGGGCTCGGCTACTACGGGACCTTCACCCCGCCGGTCATCCTGCGGAACGTGATGGAGAACCCGGCCTGGTACACGGCCTACACCCCGTACCAGCCGGAGATCTCCCAGGGCCGCCTGGAGGCCCTGCTGAACTTCCAGACCATGGTCGCCGACCTCACCGGTCTGCCCACCTCCGGCGCCTCGCTGCTCGACGAGGGCACCGCGGCCGCCGAGGCCATGGCGCTGTCCCGCCGGGTCGGCAAGGTGAAGAACGGCGTGTTCCTCGTGGACGCCGACGCCCTGCCGCAGACCATCGCCGTCATCGAGACCCGTGCCGAGCCCACCGGGGTCGAGGTCGTCGTCGCCGACCTCTCGGCCGGCATCCCCGCCGAGATCGCCGAGCGCGGCGTCTTCGGCGTGCTGCTCCAGTACCCCGGTGCCTCCGGCGCCGTGCGCGACATCAAGCCGGTCATCGACCAGGCCCACGAGCTCGGCGCGATCGTCACCGTCGCCGCCGACCTGCTCGCGCTGACCCTGCTCGCCTCGCCCGGCTCGCTCGGCGCCGACATCGCCGTCGGCACCACCCAGCGCTTCGGCGTCCCGATGGGCTTCGGCGGTCCGCACGCCGGCTACATGGCCGTCCAGGACAAGCACGCCCGCTCGCTCCCCGGCCGCCTGGTCGGCGTCTCCGTCGACGCCGACGGCAACAAGGCGTACCGCCTGGCCCTGCAGACCCGCGAGCAGCACATCCGCCGCGAGAAGGCCACCAGCAACATCTGCACCGCCCAGGTGCTGCTCGCCGTCATGGCCGGCATGTACGCCGTCTACCACGGTCCCGAGGGGCTGAAGGGCATCGCCCGCCGCACCCACCGGTACGCCGCCATCCTCGCCGCCGGTCTGAGGGCGGGCGGCGTGGAGCTGGTCCAGGGCGCCTTCTTCGACACCCTCACCGCCCGCGTGCCGGGCCGCGCCGACGCCGTCGTCGCCGCCGCCCGCGAGGCCGGCGTCAACCTGTACCGCGTCGACGCCGACCGCGTCTCGCTGTCCTGCGACGAGACCACGACGCGCGCGCAGCTCGCCGCCGTCTGGGCCGCCTTCGGCGTCACCGCCGACATCGACGCCCTGGACGCCGCCACCGAGGACGCGCTGCCCGTCGACGCGCTGCGCTCGGACGCGTTCCTGACCCACCCGGTCTTCCACGCGCACCGCTCCGAGACCTCGATGCTGCGCTACCTGCGCCGCCTCTCCGACCGCGACTACGCGCTCGACCGCGGCATGATCCCGCTCGGCTCCTGCACCATGAAGCTGAACGCGACCACCGAGATGGAGCCGGTGACCTGGCCCGAGTTCGGCCAGATCCACCCGTTCGCCCCCATCGAGCAGGCCGGCGGCTACGTCACGCTCATCACCGAGCTGGAGGAGCGCCTCGCCGAGGTCACCGGCTACGACAAGGTCTCCATCCAGCCGAACGCCGGTTCGCAGGGTGAGCTGGCCGGTCTGCTCGCGGTCCGCGCGTACCACCGCGCCAACGGCGACCTGCAGCGCACCGTCTGTCTGATCCCGTCCTCCGCCCACGGCACCAACGCCGCCTCCGCGGTGATGGCCGGCATGAAGGTCGTCGTCGTCAAGACCGCCGACGACGGCGAGGTCGACGTCGCGGACCTGCGCGCCAAGATCGAGCAGTACCGTGACGAGCTGTCCGTGCTGATGATCACCTACCCGTCCACGCACGGCGTGTTCGAGGAGCACGTCGCGGACATCTGCGCCGAGGTGCACGAGGCCGGCGGTCAGGTGTACGTCGACGGTGCCAACCTCAACGCGCTGGTGGGTCTCGCCAAGCCGGGCAAGTTCGGCGGCGACGTCTCGCACCTGAACCTGCACAAGACCTTCTGCATCCCGCACGGCGGCGGCGGCCCGGGCGTCGGCCCGGTCGGCGTCCGGGCGCACCTCGCCCCGTACCTGCCGAACCACCCGCTCCAGCCCACCGCGGGCCCGGAGACCGGCGTCGGCCCGATCTCGGCGGCCCCGTGGGGCTCGGCCGGCATCCTGCCGATCTCCTGGTCGTACGTGCGCCTGATGGGCGGCGAGGGCCTCAAGCGCGCCACCCAGGTGGCCGTCCTCGCGGCGAACTACATCGCCAAGCGTCTGGAGCCGCACTTCCCGGTGCTCTACACCGGTCCGGCCGGCCTGGTGGCCCACGAGTGCATCGTGGACCTGCGCCCGCTGTCCAAGGCGACCGGTGTCAGCGTCGACGACATCGCCAAGCGTCTGATCGACTACGGCTTCCACGCGCCGACCATGTCCTTCCCGGTGGCCGGCACGCTGATGATCGAGCCGACCGAGTCCGAGGACCTGACCGAGCTCGACCGCTTCTGCGACACGATGATCGCGATCCGCGCGGAGATCGAGAAGGTGGCCTCCGGCGAGTGGCCGCTGGAGGACAACCCGCTGAGCAACGCCCCGCACACCGCGGCGGCGCTGGGCGGCGAGTGGAACCACCCGTACACCCGTGACGAGGCGGTCTTCCCGGCCGGCGTCTCGGCCGCCGACAAGTACTGGCCGCCGGTCCGCCGGATCGACGGCGCGTTCGGCGACCGCAACCTGGTCTGCTCCTGCCCGCCGCTGGACGAGTACGACAACTGA
- a CDS encoding DUF5999 family protein: MCQHQPACPTAHSADREAARLVAHHPEQGWSLLCNGVLLFEDTGELLPDGQIIAPHRPLTAASVTTAA, encoded by the coding sequence ATGTGCCAGCACCAGCCTGCCTGTCCCACCGCCCACTCCGCCGACCGTGAGGCGGCACGACTCGTGGCACACCACCCGGAGCAGGGCTGGAGCCTGCTGTGCAACGGGGTCCTGCTCTTCGAGGACACCGGTGAGCTGCTGCCGGACGGCCAGATCATCGCCCCGCACCGGCCGCTGACGGCGGCCAGTGTGACGACGGCGGCCTGA
- a CDS encoding glutamate--cysteine ligase yields MGEKVVTDGFGPSDRQRYRRKLQQCLAGLARLLAEKRFDRPRNLMGMEIELNLAGEDGLPRMLNAPVLDRIASPDFQTELGLFNLEVNITPHRLGGHVFDRLAEELRTGLGYADRKAAELGAGVVMIGILPTLTRDDAVLDNLSAADRYLLLNNQILAARGEDFTLDIHGVERLLCTSSSIVPEAACTSVQLHLQVTPPRFAAVWNAAQAIAGVQIAVGANAPFLFGRELWRESRPPLFTQATDTRTPELQAQGVRPRTWFGERWVDSAYDLFEENLRYFPSLLPLCDDEDPLRVLDEGGVPRLQELVLHNGTVYRWNRPVYGWVDGVPHLRVENRVLPAGPTVTDVVANAAFYYGLVRALADDSRPVWRRMAFQDAEHNFDTACRHGIEAELRWPRSGRSGGLATVPAVRLVLDELLPLAAAGLDAWHVEPRDRDFYLGVIEERCRRRVNGASWQADTFHRALDSGLGREAALAATTRRYRELMLTGEPVHSWPVGVEAAS; encoded by the coding sequence ATGGGGGAGAAGGTCGTGACGGACGGGTTCGGCCCGTCCGACCGACAGCGCTACCGCCGAAAGCTGCAGCAGTGTCTCGCGGGACTCGCGAGGCTCCTGGCGGAGAAACGATTCGACCGGCCGCGCAATCTCATGGGCATGGAGATCGAACTCAATCTCGCGGGCGAGGACGGCCTGCCCAGGATGCTCAACGCGCCGGTGCTCGACCGTATCGCGAGCCCGGATTTCCAGACCGAACTCGGTTTGTTCAACCTGGAAGTGAACATCACTCCGCACCGGCTCGGCGGCCATGTTTTCGACCGGCTCGCGGAGGAACTCAGGACCGGGCTCGGATATGCCGACCGCAAGGCCGCCGAACTCGGCGCCGGGGTCGTCATGATCGGCATACTGCCGACCCTCACCCGGGACGACGCGGTGCTCGACAACCTCTCCGCCGCCGACCGCTACCTGCTCCTCAACAACCAGATCCTCGCCGCCCGCGGCGAGGACTTCACGCTCGACATCCACGGGGTGGAGCGCCTGCTCTGCACCTCGTCCTCGATCGTGCCGGAGGCGGCCTGCACGTCGGTGCAGCTGCACCTGCAGGTGACCCCGCCCCGCTTCGCGGCGGTGTGGAACGCGGCGCAGGCCATCGCCGGGGTCCAGATAGCCGTCGGCGCCAACGCGCCCTTCCTCTTCGGCCGGGAGCTGTGGCGGGAGTCCCGGCCGCCGCTGTTCACGCAGGCCACCGACACCAGGACCCCGGAGCTCCAGGCCCAGGGGGTGCGCCCGCGCACCTGGTTCGGGGAGCGCTGGGTGGACTCGGCGTACGACCTCTTCGAGGAGAACCTGCGCTACTTCCCGTCGCTGCTGCCGCTGTGCGACGACGAGGACCCGCTGCGCGTCCTGGACGAGGGCGGGGTGCCCAGGCTCCAGGAGCTGGTCCTCCACAACGGCACCGTCTACCGCTGGAACCGGCCCGTGTACGGCTGGGTCGACGGCGTCCCGCACCTGAGGGTGGAGAACCGGGTACTGCCGGCCGGGCCGACCGTCACCGACGTCGTCGCCAACGCGGCCTTCTACTACGGGCTGGTCCGGGCGCTCGCGGACGACTCGCGTCCGGTCTGGAGGCGGATGGCGTTCCAGGACGCCGAGCACAACTTCGACACCGCGTGCCGCCACGGCATCGAGGCCGAGCTGCGCTGGCCCCGCTCCGGCCGCTCGGGCGGCCTCGCGACCGTACCGGCGGTGCGCCTGGTCCTGGACGAGCTGCTGCCGCTGGCCGCCGCCGGGCTCGACGCCTGGCACGTGGAGCCGCGGGACCGCGACTTCTACCTGGGCGTGATCGAGGAGCGCTGCCGGCGGCGGGTCAACGGGGCCTCGTGGCAGGCCGACACCTTCCACCGGGCGCTGGACTCCGGCCTCGGCCGCGAGGCGGCGCTCGCGGCCACCACCCGCCGCTACCGCGAGCTGATGCTGACCGGCGAGCCCGTGCACAGCTGGCCGGTGGGGGTGGAGGCCGCCTCGTAG
- a CDS encoding CPBP family intramembrane glutamic endopeptidase — MSEQRVVDASLPPDGLPRRVLRDETLIVLALSLGASGVSALISFIGSLTKPGALKEQAATLNGSYAPGRPWLDLAWQLFGIASALVPVVLVAHLLLREGAGVRGLRAIGFDRTRPWPDLGRGALVAAGIGSAGLAFYLGARAAGFNLTVVPESLPDVWWKYPVLVLSAIQNSVLEEVVVVGYLLRRLDQLGWSPRASMAASAVLRGSYHLYQGIGGFIGNMVMGVVFVWLYRRWGRVGPLVVAHALLDIVAFVGYGLLAGKVGWLPTP; from the coding sequence GTGTCTGAGCAACGAGTGGTGGACGCTTCCCTGCCCCCGGACGGGCTGCCGCGCCGGGTCCTGCGCGACGAGACGCTGATCGTCCTCGCGCTGTCGCTCGGCGCGAGCGGGGTCTCCGCCCTCATCAGCTTCATCGGCTCGCTGACCAAGCCGGGCGCGCTCAAGGAGCAGGCCGCCACGCTCAACGGCTCGTACGCGCCGGGGCGGCCCTGGCTCGACCTCGCCTGGCAGCTCTTCGGCATCGCCAGTGCGCTGGTCCCGGTCGTCCTCGTCGCGCATCTGCTGCTGCGCGAGGGCGCCGGGGTGCGCGGGCTGCGGGCGATCGGCTTCGACCGCACCCGGCCGTGGCCGGACCTGGGGCGCGGGGCGCTGGTCGCGGCCGGCATCGGCAGCGCGGGCCTCGCCTTCTACCTGGGGGCCCGGGCGGCCGGGTTCAACCTCACGGTGGTGCCCGAGTCGCTGCCCGACGTGTGGTGGAAGTACCCGGTCCTGGTGCTGTCGGCGATCCAGAACTCCGTGCTGGAGGAGGTCGTCGTCGTCGGCTACCTGCTGCGCCGGCTGGACCAGTTGGGCTGGTCGCCGCGGGCCTCGATGGCGGCCAGCGCGGTGCTGCGCGGTTCGTACCACCTCTACCAGGGCATCGGCGGCTTCATCGGCAACATGGTGATGGGCGTGGTCTTCGTGTGGCTGTACCGCCGCTGGGGCCGGGTGGGGCCGCTGGTGGTCGCGCACGCACTGCTCGACATCGTGGCCTTCGTCGGATACGGGCTGCTCGCCGGGAAGGTGGGGTGGCTGCCGACCCCGTGA
- a CDS encoding PhzF family phenazine biosynthesis protein: MRIRIVDAFTDRPFSGNPAGVLLLDSFPEDAWLQQVAAEVNLSETAFAHPLPPGGEADWALRWFTPTTEVDMCGHATLATAHVLHTTGTATGTVRFAARCGILSATAEPDGTLTLDFPTSSLTRVDTPEGLAKALGAEPVAVHDTASHIGDLVVELRDEGTVRALAPDFAALAVLSGRGIIATAIADRPEGAYQFVSRGFFPAVGIDEDPVTGSAHTALAPYWSARFGRDELTGFQGGARTGIVRTRLRGDRTLLNGHAVTVIDGELHG; the protein is encoded by the coding sequence ATGCGGATTCGTATCGTCGACGCCTTCACCGACCGGCCCTTCTCCGGCAACCCCGCCGGAGTCCTGCTCCTCGACTCGTTCCCGGAGGACGCCTGGCTCCAGCAAGTGGCCGCCGAGGTCAACCTCTCGGAGACCGCCTTCGCCCACCCGCTGCCGCCGGGCGGCGAGGCGGACTGGGCGCTGCGCTGGTTCACCCCGACCACCGAGGTCGACATGTGCGGCCACGCCACCCTGGCCACCGCGCACGTCCTGCACACCACGGGCACCGCCACCGGCACGGTCCGCTTCGCCGCGCGCTGCGGGATCCTCAGCGCGACCGCGGAGCCCGACGGCACCCTCACGCTGGACTTCCCGACCTCATCGCTGACCCGGGTGGACACCCCCGAGGGCCTGGCGAAGGCGCTCGGCGCCGAGCCCGTCGCGGTCCACGACACCGCCTCCCACATCGGCGACCTCGTCGTCGAGCTCCGCGACGAGGGGACCGTGCGCGCCCTCGCCCCCGACTTCGCCGCCCTCGCCGTCCTCTCCGGGCGGGGGATCATCGCCACCGCGATCGCGGACCGGCCCGAGGGCGCCTACCAGTTCGTCTCGCGCGGCTTCTTCCCCGCCGTGGGCATCGACGAGGACCCGGTGACGGGCAGCGCCCACACCGCCCTCGCGCCCTACTGGTCCGCCCGCTTCGGACGCGACGAGCTGACCGGCTTCCAGGGCGGCGCGCGCACCGGGATCGTCCGCACCCGGCTGCGCGGCGACCGCACCCTCCTGAACGGCCACGCGGTCACCGTCATCGACGGCGAACTGCACGGCTGA
- a CDS encoding PadR family transcriptional regulator, with translation MRTYGHEHGHGHGGGRGDCGPGPRGEFEGRRAAFGPFGPGFGGGGPWGAGGFGGRGRGGGRGRARRGDVRASILALLKDRPMHGYEMIQEIVERSGGAWKPSPGSVYPTLQMLEDEGLIASESEGGKKLFTLTDAGRAEAEAGPEAPWEEAGRGVDWEAVNEIRQAGFGLMEAFGQVWKTGTPDQRQKAVEVINEARKKLYLILADER, from the coding sequence ATGCGTACCTACGGACATGAGCACGGACACGGCCACGGAGGCGGGCGCGGAGACTGCGGACCCGGACCTCGTGGTGAATTCGAAGGGCGCCGTGCCGCCTTCGGGCCCTTCGGGCCCGGGTTCGGCGGCGGTGGCCCCTGGGGTGCCGGCGGCTTCGGCGGGCGGGGGCGCGGCGGAGGCCGCGGCCGGGCCCGGCGGGGCGACGTGCGGGCCTCGATCCTGGCGCTGCTGAAGGACCGCCCGATGCACGGCTACGAGATGATCCAGGAGATCGTCGAGCGCAGCGGCGGGGCCTGGAAGCCGAGCCCCGGTTCGGTCTACCCGACCCTCCAGATGCTGGAGGACGAGGGGCTGATCGCCAGCGAGAGCGAGGGCGGCAAGAAGCTGTTCACGCTCACCGACGCCGGGCGCGCCGAGGCCGAGGCGGGGCCCGAGGCCCCGTGGGAGGAGGCCGGGCGGGGCGTCGACTGGGAGGCCGTGAACGAGATCCGGCAGGCCGGCTTCGGTCTGATGGAGGCCTTCGGGCAGGTCTGGAAGACCGGCACGCCCGATCAGCGGCAGAAGGCCGTCGAGGTCATCAACGAGGCCCGCAAGAAGCTGTACCTGATCCTGGCCGACGAGCGCTGA